One part of the Acidobacteriota bacterium genome encodes these proteins:
- the moaC gene encoding cyclic pyranopterin monophosphate synthase MoaC, with product MPKKLSHYDSKGRARMVDVSAKAATVREAEASAFVRMKAAVLRALPSNPKGDPLEVARTAGIMAAKRTSDLIPMCHPLPLSYIAVTLRVCENGVAITSKVKTTAETGVEMEALVAAGVAALTVYDMCKALDKGIEIRELMLEKKSGGKSGDYRRPGKPNKKRK from the coding sequence ATGCCTAAGAAACTCTCACATTACGATTCCAAAGGTCGCGCACGAATGGTGGATGTTTCCGCCAAGGCGGCGACCGTGCGGGAAGCGGAGGCGAGCGCGTTTGTCCGGATGAAAGCGGCAGTGTTGCGGGCCTTGCCGTCGAATCCCAAGGGCGATCCACTCGAGGTCGCGCGCACGGCCGGGATCATGGCGGCGAAGCGTACCTCCGATCTGATCCCGATGTGTCATCCACTTCCTCTGTCGTACATTGCTGTGACATTGCGCGTGTGCGAAAATGGCGTGGCTATTACCTCAAAAGTAAAGACCACTGCCGAGACCGGCGTGGAAATGGAAGCACTGGTCGCGGCAGGAGTCGCGGCGCTGACTGTCTATGACATGTGCAAGGCGCTCGACAAGGGAATTGAAATCCGGGAATTGATGTTGGAAAAGAAATCGGGCGGCAAGAGCGGCGATTATCGCCGCCCAGGCAAGCCCAACAAGAAGCGCAAGTAG
- a CDS encoding response regulator — protein MPSNVKLLLVDDNPMVLGMLKQALSPLAEISTAGDAADALLKAVDEAPDMVICDYRMPGMDGRQLLEKLKSRPATAGITVILMASKSDINERLSVHESAEDYIEKPFFLKQATQRIKRVIDRIALEKMAKAAPSDGILRGSLAQMNVVDLVQSLEMGRKSGSLTMTRADEKCEMFFSQGQVKHAAYGSISGDEAVFKVLRWTDGSFEVDFDGKTAKESTTLNTQGLLMEGLRQLDEAQRDSTEGEDVLLDT, from the coding sequence ATGCCGAGCAACGTAAAACTCCTGCTGGTGGATGACAACCCGATGGTGCTGGGGATGCTGAAGCAGGCTCTGTCTCCGCTGGCGGAAATTTCTACGGCCGGCGATGCCGCGGATGCGTTATTGAAAGCGGTGGATGAAGCGCCCGACATGGTGATCTGCGACTACCGTATGCCGGGGATGGACGGGCGGCAGTTGCTGGAAAAGTTGAAGAGCCGTCCGGCGACCGCGGGAATCACGGTCATCCTGATGGCCAGCAAGTCGGACATCAATGAACGGCTATCGGTACACGAGTCAGCCGAAGACTACATTGAAAAGCCGTTTTTCCTGAAGCAGGCGACGCAGCGCATCAAACGCGTGATCGATCGCATTGCTTTGGAGAAGATGGCGAAAGCGGCGCCTTCCGACGGCATTCTGCGCGGCAGTTTGGCGCAGATGAATGTCGTCGACCTCGTGCAGTCGCTCGAGATGGGCCGCAAGAGCGGCTCGCTGACCATGACGCGGGCCGATGAAAAATGTGAGATGTTCTTCAGCCAGGGACAAGTGAAGCACGCCGCCTATGGCTCCATTTCAGGCGATGAGGCGGTCTTCAAAGTTCTCCGCTGGACTGACGGAAGCTTCGAAGTGGATTTCGATGGAAAGACCGCGAAAGAAAGCACGACCCTCAACACGCAAGGCTTGCTGATGGAAGGCTTGCGCCAGTTGGATGAGGCGCAACGCGATTCTACCGAGGGAGAAGATGTCCTCCTCGACACCTGA
- a CDS encoding MogA/MoaB family molybdenum cofactor biosynthesis protein, which produces MSSSTPERTAAVLTVSDSCSRGEKTDLSGPAVAQALENRKFRVVVRSVVPDETAAIQEKLIELCRSARLVVTTGGTGVALRDVTPEATRAVCDRLVEGIAEQMRAEGLKKTRFASLSRSVCGTRGTSLILNLPGSPAGAVEALAAVIEVLPHALDLLEGKTEHG; this is translated from the coding sequence ATGTCCTCCTCGACACCTGAGCGGACTGCGGCCGTGCTCACCGTCAGCGACTCTTGCTCGCGCGGTGAAAAGACAGATCTCTCGGGTCCTGCGGTTGCGCAGGCACTCGAGAACCGAAAATTTCGAGTGGTCGTGCGCAGCGTCGTTCCCGACGAGACTGCTGCAATCCAGGAAAAGTTGATCGAACTCTGCCGTTCCGCGCGGCTGGTCGTGACCACGGGTGGGACCGGTGTTGCGCTGCGCGATGTCACTCCTGAAGCTACGCGCGCGGTTTGCGATCGTCTGGTGGAAGGCATCGCCGAGCAGATGCGTGCGGAAGGATTGAAAAAGACGCGGTTCGCGAGCCTGAGTCGCTCGGTGTGCGGAACGCGCGGCACAAGTCTGATTTTGAATTTGCCGGGTAGTCCCGCGGGCGCGGTGGAAGCGCTCGCTGCCGTGATCGAAGTGCTGCCGCATGCACTCGACTTGCTGGAAGGGAAGACGGAGCACGGGTAG
- a CDS encoding DedA family protein → MQTIKHIISAYGKWIGAILAPLGIWGVFAFAAVDGAFMGLPLDAIVASYIYKDPHRFLLYVLLAALGSTVGSIVLYVIGYTGGEVLLRKRLSPERFQKIHASFEKHEFLALLVPVMMPPPTPLKAVMLAAAVFEMSLWRYLLAIFSGRMLRFLILGLLTLKFGPTVVELGAKVVASHFRWVLLAVAVGLAIWLIWRRQAAKKSTAMGAENTTAV, encoded by the coding sequence TTGCAAACCATCAAACACATCATCAGTGCCTACGGAAAGTGGATCGGGGCAATCCTGGCTCCGCTCGGAATATGGGGAGTGTTCGCGTTCGCCGCGGTGGACGGCGCTTTCATGGGCCTGCCCCTCGATGCCATCGTGGCCAGCTACATTTATAAAGACCCGCACCGGTTCCTGTTGTATGTGCTGCTCGCGGCGTTGGGGTCAACGGTTGGGAGCATCGTGCTTTACGTCATCGGATACACCGGGGGCGAGGTGCTGCTCCGCAAGCGGCTTTCTCCCGAACGCTTCCAGAAAATTCATGCGTCGTTCGAGAAGCACGAATTCCTGGCCTTGCTGGTTCCCGTCATGATGCCGCCTCCGACTCCGCTCAAGGCAGTGATGCTGGCGGCTGCTGTCTTTGAGATGAGCCTGTGGCGGTACCTGCTGGCGATCTTTTCAGGACGCATGTTGCGATTCCTGATCCTTGGATTGCTGACCCTCAAGTTCGGCCCGACGGTCGTGGAGTTGGGAGCAAAAGTCGTTGCGAGTCACTTCAGGTGGGTCCTGCTTGCCGTGGCGGTGGGCTTGGCGATCTGGCTGATCTGGCGCAGGCAGGCTGCAAAGAAGTCGACCGCGATGGGTGCGGAAAATACAACCGCTGTGTAG
- a CDS encoding metal-dependent hydrolase, giving the protein MEPITHFLFGATMGRAGLNRKTALATATLTLAAEAPDLDVFSRFNGSVFGFAHHRGFTHSFLGLPVTAAIVVGFMYAIWRVRGRRTRDPNLPPRWGLLFFYACLAGVSHILLDFTNNYGVRPFWPFSERWYSWDIVFIIEPALLVILILGLILPSLFSLINEEIGARRKGPKGKLGAIFALLGVFACWGVRDYEHRRAVAVLETQTYQGADALRLSAYPYMLNPFRWYAVVETPTAFAMMNVDSLTPLVDPAGNMKFRYKPEETPATLAAKQGYLGRVYLDWAKYPVTETERVQANDGSARYIVRFIDLRYAYPGRDPRSALGATAVLDQNLRIVDEYFGMSRH; this is encoded by the coding sequence GTGGAACCCATCACCCATTTCCTGTTCGGCGCCACCATGGGCCGCGCTGGCCTGAATCGCAAGACAGCGCTGGCGACCGCAACGCTCACTCTTGCCGCCGAAGCTCCCGACCTTGACGTCTTCAGCCGTTTTAACGGATCGGTCTTCGGATTCGCGCATCACCGCGGTTTTACTCATTCTTTCTTAGGACTGCCTGTCACCGCCGCAATCGTGGTGGGGTTCATGTACGCAATCTGGCGAGTCCGCGGACGACGGACGCGAGATCCCAATCTCCCGCCGCGCTGGGGGTTGCTGTTTTTCTACGCGTGCCTGGCCGGAGTCAGTCACATCCTGCTTGATTTCACCAACAATTATGGAGTGCGTCCGTTCTGGCCGTTTTCCGAACGCTGGTATTCCTGGGACATCGTGTTCATCATCGAGCCCGCGCTGCTCGTGATCTTGATTCTCGGGCTGATCCTGCCCAGTCTCTTTTCCTTGATCAACGAAGAAATTGGTGCCCGCCGGAAAGGTCCTAAGGGAAAGCTTGGAGCGATCTTCGCGTTGCTCGGCGTTTTTGCCTGCTGGGGTGTTCGCGATTACGAACATCGCCGTGCCGTCGCAGTATTGGAAACACAAACCTATCAAGGTGCGGACGCGTTGCGCCTCTCCGCCTATCCGTACATGCTGAATCCGTTTCGGTGGTATGCCGTCGTCGAAACGCCTACTGCCTTCGCAATGATGAATGTCGATTCCCTGACTCCGCTGGTTGATCCAGCAGGCAACATGAAATTCCGCTACAAGCCGGAAGAGACTCCCGCCACCCTCGCCGCGAAGCAGGGATATCTCGGCCGCGTGTATCTGGACTGGGCGAAGTATCCGGTCACCGAGACTGAACGGGTTCAGGCGAACGATGGTTCCGCCCGGTACATCGTTCGCTTTATTGATTTGCGTTACGCATATCCCGGACGCGATCCGCGATCCGCACTCGGTGCAACGGCTGTGCTCGATCAGAACCTGCGGATTGTCGACGAGTACTTTGGCATGTCACGCCACTAG